One stretch of Ananas comosus cultivar F153 linkage group 6, ASM154086v1, whole genome shotgun sequence DNA includes these proteins:
- the LOC109711618 gene encoding putative protein phosphatase 2C-like protein 44 has product MIKAYINSRANVHKGDGANEVAGSTTLLVMNGKKFIAADFGGGYKVVVCKDGLLQLKCVTNSEEHKPRKKSRLAITAQNVESDTNFIILASDGVWEVMRYQEAVDLIGHIEDAQKAAECLAAEALTRMSKASISCIVVRFH; this is encoded by the exons ATGATAAAGGCCTATATCAATTCCAGGGCAAATGTGCACAAAGGAGATGGTGCAAATGAAGTTGCAGGGTCCACAACTTTGCTTGTTATGAATGGTAAGAAATTTATAGCAGCAGATTTTGGTGGCGGATACAAAGTTGTGGTCTGTAAGGACG GTTTGCTGCAATTGAAGTGCGTGACAAATAGTGAAGAACACAAGCCCCGAAAGAAGTCGAGGCTTGCTATCACTGCACAGAATGTAGAATCCGATACCAACTTCATTATACTAGCTAGTGATGGTGTATGGGag GTTATGAGGTACCAGGAAGCTGTAGACTTGATAGGCCATATTGAGGATGCTCAAAAGGCGGCGGAGTGCTTGGCAGCGGAGGCTCTCACTAGAATGAGTAAAGCTAGCATCTCCTGCATTGTCGTCCGCTTTCACTGA